Proteins encoded within one genomic window of Chthonomonas sp.:
- a CDS encoding DUF1939 domain-containing protein, protein MNRKVALFGLVSLAMTFPAATFAIGWMGNTKVYEGSNLYPNRGAYIESSQSMTITTETWPIAANQQVVAVVTTNNWQSTQEYVFSWDGNIGNNSKWYCVLPHFNKNTSVQFYLRAQEYQNGTVYDNNGSANFGFFVRPSPNYRDTPILQWFQTDYKTIMARLPEVVAAGYGAIYLPPPSKAGGGGFSTGYNPFDLFDLGDRMQSGTLRTAYGTAQEFQELLRLSKRLGIEVYVDMVLNHSDNRASTSINRYPSLIPEDFHIKSSANTSNTEIDFNTASDFGFSMLNYDLVGLADFAHEDGNNTRTGTFTLPSYATNNAWGKPSFIRNKPARNLYPGTFTPVAEDVREYLRRWGRWMTETIGVDGYRLDAVKHIPPPFLGYAPDQPTAGNSFSRGDMLNYMVSFNPNLYIFGENFTTNAYAHREFAKTGMNLLDFNLFYNMKSLFGAGGFGDIGASLSNAYGVDGNGVPFERGGLAPSVGVSFVQSHDDGPPTSNNLAYAFLLTRTGRPKVYYDGNNILPGNWSNFPRPGRADSLGLSSDVVPQLLDARARFGRGTMVNRFVGADLYVYERQEAGKGTMLVGLNDRGDTSITQQVQTAFPNGTVLVDLSGQRSNVTVDSTGKVTITVPSNSTAGNTNNAKGYVIYVPDFPRALPSVDPVTVNETFDTRSKPLDPTIEDTYDLPFGTYGSAKQYSAATIRRSYLDINVTTDTTGADAYVKVDNGVALPGMSAETGGPYSGLVNGFTRMTSLGQGQFRLGAVDLINMPDGLHVIRVRVFKNVGTAAPVFNDFLQFVYLARGYQGTPVDGVITGSLLTGQTKNATSNSNRADGLYLNNDGQYLYVAISGRVDTNAGFTNGFMAFLDTDPGSGTGVTDLTTLKDDSGPATRLLSNRKVIAPSGFGAEMGIASLWGRGLNSAPESTAGSTLVNPFTIGSMAGAYRFTQVDRFTGVPALVAYQERTNKGDAAKGLECAVRLSDLFPSGLPATPRVGIVAGLGTTGESGSTLLSTDPTFEANGGRTPYAPWMTNQYLPSSTAISGDPGTSTATLSAYSTYNLKMSVEAPSNAYSCSVVDMGKPGAGGRMTVVVEVRALTALSGPLVLLYDPNNANAVVRNSLGKSLLTPTAFAFSVSSGSLSAGSVRYIEVEVSGPATRTARPTLKLRIGSGIY, encoded by the coding sequence ATGAACCGCAAAGTTGCGTTGTTCGGACTGGTCTCATTGGCGATGACCTTCCCCGCCGCTACGTTTGCCATCGGATGGATGGGCAATACGAAGGTGTACGAGGGCTCCAACCTTTACCCAAATCGCGGCGCCTACATCGAGAGCAGTCAGTCGATGACCATCACGACTGAGACATGGCCGATCGCGGCGAACCAGCAGGTGGTCGCAGTCGTGACCACGAACAATTGGCAATCGACCCAGGAATACGTATTCTCCTGGGACGGCAATATCGGCAATAACAGTAAGTGGTACTGCGTTCTGCCCCACTTCAACAAGAACACTTCGGTGCAGTTCTATCTGCGGGCGCAGGAGTATCAGAACGGGACCGTTTATGATAACAACGGCAGCGCAAACTTCGGCTTCTTTGTTCGGCCCAGCCCGAACTACCGGGACACTCCGATCCTCCAGTGGTTCCAGACCGACTACAAGACGATCATGGCTCGGCTCCCCGAAGTGGTCGCCGCCGGTTACGGAGCGATCTATCTCCCGCCGCCCAGCAAGGCGGGTGGGGGCGGCTTCAGCACGGGATACAACCCGTTCGACTTGTTTGACTTGGGCGACCGGATGCAAAGCGGGACGCTCCGGACCGCCTACGGCACGGCACAGGAATTCCAGGAGCTGCTTCGGCTGAGCAAGCGACTCGGTATCGAGGTCTATGTGGACATGGTGCTGAACCATTCGGACAACCGCGCTTCGACCAGCATCAACCGGTACCCAAGCCTCATCCCCGAGGACTTCCACATCAAGAGCAGCGCCAACACTTCGAACACCGAGATTGATTTCAACACGGCCAGCGACTTTGGCTTCTCGATGCTCAATTACGACCTCGTGGGCCTCGCAGACTTTGCCCATGAAGACGGGAACAACACTCGTACCGGCACGTTTACCCTTCCCTCCTACGCCACCAACAATGCGTGGGGCAAACCGTCATTCATCCGCAATAAGCCCGCTCGGAACCTGTACCCGGGCACGTTTACTCCCGTCGCCGAAGACGTGCGCGAATACCTGCGCCGCTGGGGCCGCTGGATGACCGAGACCATCGGCGTGGACGGCTACCGGCTGGATGCGGTCAAGCATATTCCGCCTCCGTTCCTCGGCTACGCACCGGATCAGCCCACTGCGGGCAACAGCTTCAGTCGCGGCGACATGCTCAACTACATGGTCTCGTTCAACCCGAACCTGTACATCTTCGGCGAGAATTTCACCACGAACGCGTACGCCCACCGCGAGTTTGCAAAAACGGGCATGAACCTGCTCGACTTCAACCTCTTCTACAACATGAAGAGTCTGTTTGGCGCGGGCGGCTTCGGCGACATCGGGGCCTCGCTGAGCAATGCATACGGAGTCGACGGCAATGGCGTGCCGTTTGAGAGGGGCGGGCTGGCCCCGAGCGTCGGAGTCAGCTTTGTGCAGAGCCACGATGATGGCCCACCAACCTCAAACAATCTGGCCTACGCCTTCCTGCTCACCCGCACCGGACGCCCCAAGGTCTACTACGACGGCAACAATATTCTGCCTGGCAACTGGTCGAACTTCCCGCGGCCCGGCCGAGCGGACTCGCTCGGGCTGTCGTCGGACGTCGTGCCTCAGTTGCTCGACGCCCGGGCGCGCTTCGGGCGCGGCACGATGGTCAATCGCTTCGTGGGCGCCGACCTGTACGTCTACGAGCGGCAGGAAGCTGGCAAGGGCACGATGCTCGTCGGGCTGAACGACCGCGGCGACACTTCGATCACGCAGCAAGTGCAGACGGCCTTTCCAAACGGCACAGTTCTCGTGGATCTGAGCGGCCAGCGGTCAAACGTCACGGTCGATAGTACGGGCAAGGTGACCATCACCGTGCCGTCGAACTCGACCGCAGGCAATACCAACAACGCCAAGGGTTACGTGATCTACGTGCCAGACTTCCCGCGCGCCCTGCCGAGCGTGGATCCGGTCACCGTCAACGAGACCTTCGACACGCGCTCGAAGCCTCTGGACCCTACGATCGAAGACACGTACGACCTTCCGTTCGGTACTTACGGTTCGGCCAAACAATACTCCGCGGCGACGATCCGTCGCAGCTACTTGGACATCAACGTCACCACTGATACAACAGGCGCAGACGCCTACGTCAAGGTGGACAACGGCGTGGCGCTCCCTGGCATGAGCGCGGAGACCGGTGGCCCCTACAGCGGATTAGTGAACGGATTCACGCGCATGACCTCGCTTGGCCAAGGTCAATTCCGACTGGGAGCCGTCGATCTGATCAACATGCCCGATGGACTCCATGTGATCCGTGTTCGAGTTTTCAAGAACGTCGGTACGGCGGCGCCGGTCTTCAACGACTTCCTGCAGTTCGTGTATCTGGCCCGTGGCTATCAGGGAACGCCCGTCGACGGCGTCATCACAGGCAGTTTGCTCACTGGCCAAACCAAGAACGCCACTTCGAACTCGAATCGGGCGGATGGTTTGTATCTGAACAACGATGGGCAGTACTTATACGTCGCGATTTCGGGTCGCGTCGATACGAACGCCGGATTCACGAACGGGTTCATGGCGTTCCTGGATACCGACCCGGGATCGGGAACAGGCGTCACCGATCTCACGACGCTTAAGGACGACAGTGGCCCCGCCACCCGTCTTTTGTCAAACCGCAAGGTCATTGCCCCGTCCGGCTTCGGCGCCGAGATGGGCATCGCCTCGCTGTGGGGCCGCGGGCTCAATTCCGCGCCTGAATCGACGGCGGGTAGCACGCTCGTCAATCCGTTCACCATCGGTTCTATGGCGGGCGCATACCGTTTCACGCAGGTGGACCGCTTTACCGGGGTGCCCGCGCTCGTGGCGTACCAAGAACGAACGAACAAGGGCGATGCAGCCAAGGGTCTTGAGTGCGCGGTGCGGCTTTCGGACCTGTTCCCGAGCGGTCTCCCGGCCACGCCTCGAGTAGGAATCGTGGCAGGCCTAGGTACCACGGGTGAATCGGGGAGCACTTTACTCTCCACCGACCCGACCTTTGAGGCAAATGGTGGCCGAACCCCCTATGCCCCGTGGATGACAAATCAGTATCTCCCGTCCTCGACAGCGATCTCGGGCGACCCCGGGACCTCGACAGCCACGCTGTCCGCTTACTCGACATACAACCTCAAGATGAGCGTCGAGGCACCCAGCAATGCGTACTCTTGTTCCGTAGTGGATATGGGTAAGCCGGGCGCGGGGGGTCGGATGACCGTCGTCGTCGAGGTGCGCGCTCTGACCGCCCTTAGCGGCCCACTCGTACTGCTCTACGACCCGAACAACGCGAACGCAGTCGTTCGCAACAGCCTCGGCAAGAGCTTGCTCACGCCGACCGCCTTCGCGTTCTCGGTGAGTTCGGGTTCGCTCTCCGCGGGCAGTGTCCGGTACATTGAAGTCGAAGTTTCCGGCCCGGCGACGCGCACCGCGCGACCGACGCTGAAGCTCCGCATCGGCTCGGGGATCTACTAA